From a single Ascaphus truei isolate aAscTru1 chromosome 2, aAscTru1.hap1, whole genome shotgun sequence genomic region:
- the CLXN gene encoding calaxin isoform X2 yields MVTACCDLAASHSAVNKNEVECLIRLFYTLVEGPSERNTKGGIDRNTFRNILHNTFGMTDDMIMDRVFRGFDKDNDSYVTVTEWIEGLSVFLRGTLDEKIKYCFGVYDLNGDGYISREEMFHMLKNSLLKQPTEEDPDEGIKDLVEITLKKMDHDHDSKLSYADFEKAVRDENLLLEAFGPCLPDIKSIMAFEKEAFTQTP; encoded by the exons ATGGTGACGGCTTGTTGTGACTTGGCAGCATCCCATTCTGCCG TCAATAAGAATGAAGTGGAGTGTCTCATCCGGCTTTTCTATACACTAGTGGAAGGCCCCAGTGAGCGCAACACAAAGGGAGGGATAGACCGAAACACCTTCAGAAATATCCTGCACAACACATTCGGGATGACAGATGATATGATCATGGACAGAG TTTTCCGTGGATTTGACAAAGACAACGACAGCTACGTCACTGTAACAGAGTGGATTGAAGGTCTATCAGTATTTCTTCGTGGGACATTGGatgaaaaaattaaat ATTGTTTTGGAGTTTATGATCTGAACGGTGATGGGTATATCTCCCGAGAAGAGATGTTTCACATGTTGAAGAACAGCCTACTCAAACAGCCAACTGAAGAAGATCCAGATGAAGGAATAAAGGACTTGgtagaaataacattaaaaaaGATG GATCATGACCATGACAGCAAACTGTCCTATGCGGATTTTGAAAAAGCTGTAAGAGACGAAAATCTTCTTCTAGAGGCATTTGGGCCTTGTCTCCCAGATATTAAG AGTATCATGGCATTTGAAAAAGAAGCATTCACACAGACCCCATAA
- the CLXN gene encoding calaxin isoform X1: MSQQHFPTMNRKNMQKLAETLCKTGKHFNKNEVECLIRLFYTLVEGPSERNTKGGIDRNTFRNILHNTFGMTDDMIMDRVFRGFDKDNDSYVTVTEWIEGLSVFLRGTLDEKIKYCFGVYDLNGDGYISREEMFHMLKNSLLKQPTEEDPDEGIKDLVEITLKKMDHDHDSKLSYADFEKAVRDENLLLEAFGPCLPDIKSIMAFEKEAFTQTP, encoded by the exons ATGTCCCAGCAGCATTTCCCCACCATGAATAGGAAGAACATGCAGAAGTTAGCGGAGACGCTGTGCAAGACCGGCAAGCACT TCAATAAGAATGAAGTGGAGTGTCTCATCCGGCTTTTCTATACACTAGTGGAAGGCCCCAGTGAGCGCAACACAAAGGGAGGGATAGACCGAAACACCTTCAGAAATATCCTGCACAACACATTCGGGATGACAGATGATATGATCATGGACAGAG TTTTCCGTGGATTTGACAAAGACAACGACAGCTACGTCACTGTAACAGAGTGGATTGAAGGTCTATCAGTATTTCTTCGTGGGACATTGGatgaaaaaattaaat ATTGTTTTGGAGTTTATGATCTGAACGGTGATGGGTATATCTCCCGAGAAGAGATGTTTCACATGTTGAAGAACAGCCTACTCAAACAGCCAACTGAAGAAGATCCAGATGAAGGAATAAAGGACTTGgtagaaataacattaaaaaaGATG GATCATGACCATGACAGCAAACTGTCCTATGCGGATTTTGAAAAAGCTGTAAGAGACGAAAATCTTCTTCTAGAGGCATTTGGGCCTTGTCTCCCAGATATTAAG AGTATCATGGCATTTGAAAAAGAAGCATTCACACAGACCCCATAA
- the CLXN gene encoding calaxin isoform X3 yields MSQQHFPTMNRKNMQKLAETLCKTGKHLEGPSERNTKGGIDRNTFRNILHNTFGMTDDMIMDRVFRGFDKDNDSYVTVTEWIEGLSVFLRGTLDEKIKYCFGVYDLNGDGYISREEMFHMLKNSLLKQPTEEDPDEGIKDLVEITLKKMDHDHDSKLSYADFEKAVRDENLLLEAFGPCLPDIKSIMAFEKEAFTQTP; encoded by the exons ATGTCCCAGCAGCATTTCCCCACCATGAATAGGAAGAACATGCAGAAGTTAGCGGAGACGCTGTGCAAGACCGGCAAGCACT TGGAAGGCCCCAGTGAGCGCAACACAAAGGGAGGGATAGACCGAAACACCTTCAGAAATATCCTGCACAACACATTCGGGATGACAGATGATATGATCATGGACAGAG TTTTCCGTGGATTTGACAAAGACAACGACAGCTACGTCACTGTAACAGAGTGGATTGAAGGTCTATCAGTATTTCTTCGTGGGACATTGGatgaaaaaattaaat ATTGTTTTGGAGTTTATGATCTGAACGGTGATGGGTATATCTCCCGAGAAGAGATGTTTCACATGTTGAAGAACAGCCTACTCAAACAGCCAACTGAAGAAGATCCAGATGAAGGAATAAAGGACTTGgtagaaataacattaaaaaaGATG GATCATGACCATGACAGCAAACTGTCCTATGCGGATTTTGAAAAAGCTGTAAGAGACGAAAATCTTCTTCTAGAGGCATTTGGGCCTTGTCTCCCAGATATTAAG AGTATCATGGCATTTGAAAAAGAAGCATTCACACAGACCCCATAA
- the CLXN gene encoding calaxin isoform X4, with amino-acid sequence MSQQHFPTMNRKNMQKLAETLCKTGKHFNKNEVECLIRLFYTLVEGPSERNTKGGIDRNTFRNILHNTFGMTDDMIMDRVFRGFDKDNDSYVTVTEWIEGLSVFLRGTLDEKIKLIFSRGSTEPRVSTSTFQGFRGQQRAAVPHIAVTRASRAPQKQQQPPGHCYPSSLCSFRSPKLCQLPADRRERKYWIVLEFMI; translated from the exons ATGTCCCAGCAGCATTTCCCCACCATGAATAGGAAGAACATGCAGAAGTTAGCGGAGACGCTGTGCAAGACCGGCAAGCACT TCAATAAGAATGAAGTGGAGTGTCTCATCCGGCTTTTCTATACACTAGTGGAAGGCCCCAGTGAGCGCAACACAAAGGGAGGGATAGACCGAAACACCTTCAGAAATATCCTGCACAACACATTCGGGATGACAGATGATATGATCATGGACAGAG TTTTCCGTGGATTTGACAAAGACAACGACAGCTACGTCACTGTAACAGAGTGGATTGAAGGTCTATCAGTATTTCTTCGTGGGACATTGGatgaaaaaattaaat TGATTTTCAGCCGTGGTTCCACAGAACCCCGGGTTTCCACAAGCACCTTTCAGGGGTTCCGTGGCCAGCAGAGGGCGGCGgtaccccacatagcagtgacccgggccTCCCGAGCAccgcagaagcagcagcagccacccggtcactgctatccttcctctctctgctccttccGGAGCCCGAAGTTGTgtcaacttccggctgacaggagggagaggaaataTTGG ATTGTTTTGGAGTTTATGATCTGA